The following proteins come from a genomic window of Salvia hispanica cultivar TCC Black 2014 chromosome 4, UniMelb_Shisp_WGS_1.0, whole genome shotgun sequence:
- the LOC125221602 gene encoding 60S ribosomal protein L23 encodes MSKRGRGGSAGNKFRMSLGLPVAATVNCADNTGAKNLYIISVKGIKGRLNRLPSACVGDMVMATVKKGKPDLRKKVMPAVIVRQRKPWRRKDGVFMYFEDNAGVIVNPKGEMKGSAITGPIGKECADLWPRIASAANAIV; translated from the exons ATGTCGAAGCGAG GGCGTGGAGGATCCGCCGGGAACAAGTTCAGGATGTCGCTCGGTCTGCCGGTGGCGGCGACGGTGAATTGCGCCGACAACACCGGCGCCAAGAACCTCTACATCATTTCGGTGAAGGGGATCAAGGGTCGCCTCAACAGGCTGCCCTCCGCCTGCGTCGGCGACATGGTTATGGCGACCGTGAAGAAGGGGAAGCCCGATCTTCGTAAGAAGGTTATGCCCGCCGTCATCGTCCGCCAGCGCAAGCCGTGGCGCCGAAAGGACGGAGTCTTCATGTACTTCGAAG ATAATGCTGGGGTTATTGTGAATCCTAAGGGTGAAATGAAAG GTTCAGCCATCACTGGCCCAATTGGAAAGGAGTGTGCGGATCTGTGGCCCAGAATTGCTAGCGCTGCTAATGCCATTGTCTAG
- the LOC125221603 gene encoding 60S ribosomal protein L23 has protein sequence MSKRGRGGSAGNKFRMSLGLPVAATVNCADNTGAKNLYIISVKGIKGRLNRLPSACVGDMVMATVKKGKPDLRKKVMPAVIVRQRKPWRRKDGVFMYFEDNAGVIVNPKGEMKGSAITGPIGKECADLWPRIASAANAIV, from the exons ATGTCGAAGCGAG GGCGTGGTGGATCCGCCGGAAACAAGTTCCGGATGTCGCTTGGTCTGCCGGTGGCGGCGACCGTGAATTGCGCCGACAACACCGGCGCCAAGAACCTCTACATCATTTCGGTGAAGGGGATCAAGGGTCGCCTCAACAGGCTGCCCTCCGCCTGCGTCGGCGACATGGTTATGGCGACTGTGAAGAAGGGGAAGCCCGATCTTCGTAAGAAGGTTATGCCCGCCGTCATCGTCCGCCAGCGCAAGCCGTGGCGCCGAAAGGACGGTGTCTTCATGTACTTTGAAG ATAATGCTGGAGTTATTGTCAATCCTAAGGGTGAAATGAAAG GTTCTGCCATCACCGGCCCTATAGGAAAGGAATGTGCGGATCTGTGGCCCAGAATTGCCAGCGCTGCTAATGCCATTGTCTAG
- the LOC125218670 gene encoding telomerase reverse transcriptase-like isoform X1 — protein sequence MAGLANPPMAPRKRKRVPEILWRLFGNRARTLADTILALIPPPLPACRSKRCRCLYCCSRDKAMSFLVRSRDSLDYRKLLTETFVVVSDDAPPLPVFDHHCRLSQLQIVRRTIEMILHEQPSSSNLICFSYDKESQSCPAVDELTSSKWALLLKRVGDALMTYLLKNTYIFLPLPRNKHHQISGCPVGNLCSKFSRNMPKFGAQHHPPAHTEYKIKRQRAEGPRKQLQPCTLGSEPYSNSTSFAASNGSSYVSEELPHLQIERSSKQNIVKPRKRMREHSWQRKRKRRHLAVSGMPSLLPSTGNSSTSDDLALISRSSGNDIMHAGSTCVSEELPHIQSEGNCNQNTVKSRKRGREYRWQRKRKRKQLAVSETPSLLTSRGSSSASDNLSLISSLRQNDMGNMTHFFCHLVFQTQPRMKGNAEIDRRNIFYRIENCSSMFPRKHILHTLKPNDSGASILFNNIFEAFGPDKISGSMPCCHTKNDCSINSTCLYHSLKVLLKNLIRESRKCRQARLLEKHCSVGSSYQDASRGAGTGLEVAMAKNRTMIQEINAAQAGPIMCCLKTQVVSFIWAICRRIVPPPLLGERSNWRCLRRNISKFIRLRRFEKFSLKECIYKLKISKFPIFSNKHNEFTALGITDISRHAILECWMLWFFTHIVSPLVQANFYVTESEHEKQEVLYYQKSTWEKLMRENECMIDDRYHLLDYKSARNILWKRSFGFSRSRLLPKGKGFRILTNLRAPSRFPVDTPSRIQSNHTSWRKVSSKRRAHRFFKSVNSVLHDVHVVLTGLRAKEPENLGSSVFNYNDAYKKLVPFLFHLKNGSLSLPNVFMVVSDVSKAFDSVNHEKLLSVMKDAICDDEYYLEKFTHVVCTGKYLKIEPRVMLAHQDIRTASTRMRSRIHCQSLDSIVLKKDANMKIRKEEILSLLKEHITRNMVQFRNKFYLQQVGIPQGSVLSALLCSFYYEHMERNVIFPFLEKASRILLVKQYSCDDTSVSGDNHNTEIAAAAPGCKSLLLRFIDDFLFISPSKKQASMFFTRMERGVRDYNCCMNKEKYGLNFIMENQHGPLSNRVYTGKDNISFLFWSGLLVNCSTLEIQADYTRYLNHHMRSTLTVSRQGKVGNSLKSKLRNYLRPKCHPIFYDSNINSPGVVRLNIYQAFLLCAMKFICHLSNLSIIPKFHPKFLLKAIETSLRYMNRLIRRRMYSFKGAGFRPRYNVGRKDVIWLGLYAYSRVLLKKHLRHNSLLFLLRAKLKAYGEVENMSPELKYAVDDVHSSVLWSIKY from the exons ATGGCCGGACTTGCAAATCCACCAATGGCGCCtaggaagagaaaaagagtTCCGGAAATTCTGTGGAGACTGTTTGGAAACCGTGCTCGGACTCTCGCTGACACAATCCTGGCTCTGATCCCTCCTCCGCTGCCCGCCTGCCGCTCCAAGCGCTGCCGCTGCCTCTACTGCTGCAGCCGCGACAAAGCCATGTCCTTCCTCGTTAGATCTCGAGATTCGCTGGACTACCGCAAGCTCCTAACCGAAACCTTCGTGGTTGTCTCCGACGATGCCCCTCCCCTTCCCGTCTTCGACCATCACTGCCGCCTATCGCAACTTCAG ATTGTGAGAAGAACGATTGAAATGATACTGCATGAACAACCATCTTCCTCAAATCTTATATGCTTCAGTTATGATAAA GAAAGCCAGTCTTGTCCTGCGGTTGATGAACTGACATCCTCAAAGTGGGCCCTTCTCTTGAAGAGG GTTGGTGATGCTCTGATGACGTATCTGTTGAAGAATACTTATATATTTCTTCCTCTCCCTCGGAATAAGCACCATCAGATTTCTGGTTGTCCCGTTGGCAATTTGTGCTCCAAGTTCTCAAGAAACATGCCTAAGTTTGGAGCTCAGCATCATCCACCAGCACATACAG AATACAAGATTAAGAGGCAAAGGGCTGAGGGACCAAGGAAACAGCTACAGCCATGCACTTTGGGTTCTGAGCCTTATTCAAACTCTACTAGTTTTGCCGCAAGCAATG GGTCTAGTTATGTTTCTGAAGAACTTCCTCATCTACAAATTGAACGAAGCTCTAAGCAAAATATTGTCAAGCCTCGGAAGCGTATGCGGGAGCATAGCTGGCAGCGTAAAAGAAAGCGTAGGCATTTGGCTGTTTCTGGAATGCCTTCTTTGTTACCATCAACAGGAAATAGTAGTACCAGTGATGACTTAGCCCTCATCTCAAGATCAAGTGGAAATGACATTATGCATGCAGGGTCTACTTGTGTTTCTGAAGAACTTCCTCACATTCAAAGTGAAGGGAACTGTAACCAAAACACTGTTAAGTCTCGCAAGCGTGGACGGGAGTATCGCTGGCAGCGTAAAAGAAAGCGTAAACAGTTGGCTGTTTCGGAAACACCTTCTCTGTTAACATCTAGAGGAAGTAGTAGCGCCAGTGATAACTTATCCCTCATCTCAAGTTTAAGGCAAAATGATATGGGT AACATGACCCATTTCTTTTGTCATCTGGTTTTCCAAACTCAACCAAGGATGAAGGGAAATGCTGAGATTGATAGAAGGAACATATTCTATAGGATAGAGAATTGTTCATCAATGTTTCCAAGGAAGC ACATTTTGCATACTCTAAAGCCTAATGATTCTGGAGCTTCCATTTTGTTCAATAATATCTTTGAAGCATTTGGTCCTGACAAAATTTCTGGGAGCATGCCATGCTGTCACACCAAAAATGATTGTTCCATCAATTCCACATGTTT GTATCACTCCCTTAAGGTGCTGCTAAAAAATCTTATACGCGAGAGTCGAAAATGTAGACAAGCGAGGCTGTTGGAGAAACACTGTTCTGTAGGATCCTCATACCAAGATGCTAGTAGGGGAGCTGGCACTGGGCTTGAG GTTGCTATGGCCAAAAATAGGACTATGATTCAAGAAATCAATGCTGCTCAAGCTGGACCGATTATGTGTTGTCTCAAGACTCAGGTAGTATCATTCATTTGGGCAATTTGTAGGAGAATAGTCCCTCCACCATTACTGGGAGAGCGATCTAACTGGAGATGCCTGAGAAGAAACATCTCAAAGTTCATTCGGCTACGAAGATTTGAGAAGTTCTCATTGAAGGAAtgtatttacaaattaaaaatatcgaAGTTTCCCATCTTTTCAAATAAGCACAATGAGTTTACCGCTCTTGGTATCACAGATATTTCCAGACATGCGATCCTTGAATGCTGGATGCTTTGGTTTTTTACGCATATAGTATCACCACTGGTCCAAGCCAACTTTTATGTTACAGAAAGTGAGCATGAGAAGCAGGAGGTACTATATTATCAAAAATCTACTTGGGAGAAACTGATGAGAGAAAATGAGTGCATGATTGATGATCGGTATCACCTACTAGATTATAAGTCTGCTAGAAACATATTATGGAAGAGATCTTTTGGTTTCTCTAGGTCAAGACTACTTCCCAAGGGTAAGGGATTCCGAATTTTGACTAATCTTCGAGCACCATCAAGATTTCCCGTAGACACACCTTCTAGAATTCAGTCCAATCATACATCTTGGAGAAAAGTATCTAGCAAACGCAGAGCTCATCGATTTTTCAAGTCTGTTAACAGTGTGCTTCATGATGTGCATGTAGTTTTAACAGGTTTACGGGCAAAGGAACCAGAAAATCTGGGTTCATCAGTTTTTAACTATAATGATGCCTATAAAAAGCTTGTGCCTTTCTTGTTCCATCTGAAAAACGGGTCACTTAGCCTTCCTAATGTATTCATGGTGGTTTCAGATGTGTCAAAAGCTTTTGACTCagttaatcatgaaaaattgcTCAGTGTGATGAAGGATGCCATATGTGATGATGAATATTATCTGGAAAAGTTCACTCATGTGGTTTGCACTGGTAAGTATTTGAAGATTGAGCCTCGTGTGATGTTAGCACATCAAGATATTCGCACTGCATCTACAAGAATGAGATCAAGAATTCATTGCCAGTCATTGGATAGTATTGTTCTTAAGAAG GATGCAAACATGAAAATTAGGAAGGAGGAAATTCTTTCACTTTTGAAGGAGCACATTACGCGAAACATGGTGCAGTTTAGGAACAAGTTTTATCTTCAGCAAGTTGGTATACCTCAAGGAAGTGTTCTGTCGGCTTTACtatgttcattttattatgaacACATGGAAAGGAATgtaatttttccatttctcgaGAAAGCTAGTAGGATCTTGTTGGTAAAACAATATTCTTGTGATGATACTTCAGTCTCAGGCGATAACCACAATACTGAAATAGCTGCTGCTGCACCTGGTTGTAAATCTCTCCTGCTTAGATTCATTgatgattttcttttcatatcaCCTTCAAAGAAGCAGGCGTCTATGTTCTTCACCAGAATGGAAAGAGGAGTTCGTGATTATAATTGCTGCATGAATAAGGAGAAGTATGGTCTAAACTTCATCATGGAAAATCAACACGGCCCCCTGTCAAATAGGGTGTATACTGGCAAAGATaatatctcatttcttttttggagTGGCCTCCTTGTCAACTGCTCCACATTAGAAATTCAAGCTGACTATACAAG ATACTTGAATCATCATATGCGTTCAACTCTAACAGTATCGCGTCAAGGCAAAGTGGGAAACAGCTTGAAGTCAAAGCTGAGAAATTATCTTAGGCCTAAATGCCACCCTATATTCTATGATTCCAACATCAATTCTCCAGGGGTGGTTAGACTCAACATCTATCAAGCTTTTCTGCTTTGTGCCATGAAATTCATTTGCCACCTCTCCAACTTGTCAATTATACCAAAATTCCACCCCAAATTCCTTCTCAAAGCTATAGAGACATCTCTGAG GTACATGAACAGGCTAATCAGGAGGAGGATGTATTCTTTCAAAGGTGCTGGTTTTCGCCCGAGATATAATGTGGGGAGGAAGGATGTAATCTGGTTGGGGTTATACGCTTACAGCCGGGTGCTGCTGAAGAAGCACTTGCGGCACAATAGTCTGCTTTTTCTGCTAAGGGCCAAGTTGAAGGCTTATGGTGAGGTGGAGAACATGTCACCTGAGCTAAAATATGCTGTTGATGATGTGCACTCTTCTGTGCTTTGGAGcatcaaatattga
- the LOC125223229 gene encoding protein PHOSPHATE STARVATION RESPONSE 1 — protein sequence METKRALPIQRSGRRQISSIGASASPSPSFPIHPTALEETYPRFSEPQPVPLERELMQHPPAVVSSFSSNDGAVGHILSSSSGFSTNLHFSCIQQQQEKHARQLPFVSQSANSGKSVLSVDSQLIQSTASSHFNKENNDSWCTDTMPDFLDIPMSTTIQSSQLYGSNSSVITIPHEDLGKPNDWQDWADQLLTDNDALTADWSELLADASVTDQEPKQCTSISNQQTHIPQQLPSTPGEICAGGAQSSSNAASGKQRMRWTPELHETFVEAVDKLGGSERATPKGVLKLMKVEGLTIYHVKSHLQKYRTARYKPETTEEASDRKTAYVEDLSSLDLKTGIEITEALRLQMEVQKQLHEQLEIQRNLQLRIEEQGKYLQLMFEKQCKSGTDLLKGASSSSENALKELRDAQNSLATDSSAVEASTSKAPGQTSQMAGEKQKAPIGVPSSPPPKRTKVDEQVPVSS from the exons ATGGAAACAAAACGTGCTTTACCTATTCAAAGATCAGGCCGAAGGCAAATTAGTAGCATTGGGGCCTCAGCATCTCCATCCCCTTCATTTCCTATTCATCCAACTGCTCTGGAAGAGACGTATCCAAGGTTTTCTGAACCGCAGCCAGTTCCTTTAGAGAGGGAACTCATGCAACATCCCCCAGCTGTTGTTTCATCATTCTCTTCCAACGACGGGGCTGTTGGACATatactttcttcttcatcgGGATTTTCTACCAATCTCCATTTTTCATGCATCCAACAGCAACAAGAAAAGCATGCTAGGCAACTCCCTTTCGTTTCTCAATCAGCAAATAGCGGAAAATCAGTTTTGTCTGTTGATTCTCAACTTATTCAATCTACCGCGTCAAGTCATTTTAACAAAGAGAATAATGACTCTTGGTGCACGGATACAATGCCTGATTTTCTTGATATTCCAATGAGTACAACAATCCAGAGTAGTCAGCTCTATGGAAGTAACAGCAGTGTCATCACCATTCCTCATGAAGATCTAGGTAAACCCAATGATTGGCAAGATTGGGCTGATCAGCTTCTTACTGATAATGATGCTTTGACTGCTGATTGGAGTGAGCTTCTTGCTGATGCAAGTGTTACAGATCAAGAACCAAAG CAATGCACTAGTATCTCCAACCAGCAGACTCACATACCCCAACAACTCCCCAGTACACCTGGAGAAATTTGCGCAGGTGGCGCTCAATCATCCTCTAATGCTGCTTCAGGAAAGCAGCGAATGCGTTGGACCCCAGAACTTCATGAGACCTTTGTGGAAGCAGTCGACAAGCTTGGTGGCAGTGAAA GAGCTACCCCCAAGGGTGTTCTCAAACTAATGAAAGTTGAAGGTTTGACCATCTATCATGTTAAAAGCCATCTACAG AAGTACCGAACAGCTAGATACAAACCAGAGACAACAGAAG AGGCTTCAGATAGGAAAACTGCCTACGTCGAAGATTTGTCATCCCTGGACTTAAAAAC GGGTATTGAAATCACTGAAGCACTGCGATTGCAGATGGAAGTCCAAAAGCAACTCCACGAACAACTTGAG ATTCAGAGAAATTTACAGCTTCGGATTGAAGAACAAGGGAAATATCTTCAGTTGATGTTTGAGAAGCAGTGCAAGTCAGGCACAGACTTGCTCAAGGGGGCGTCATCAAGCAGTGAGAATGCTCTGAAGGAGTTGAGAGACGCGCAAAATTCCCTTGCCACAGATAGTTCGGCAGTAGAAGCTAGTACATCCAAAGCACCAGGACAAACTTCTCAGATGGCAGGCGAGAAGCAAAAAGCACCCATAGGCGTGCCCAGCTCACCGCCTCCAAAGCGCACAAAAGTTGACGAGCAAGTCCCTGTGTCGTCCTAG
- the LOC125218670 gene encoding telomerase reverse transcriptase-like isoform X2 has product MAGLANPPMAPRKRKRVPEILWRLFGNRARTLADTILALIPPPLPACRSKRCRCLYCCSRDKAMSFLVRSRDSLDYRKLLTETFVVVSDDAPPLPVFDHHCRLSQLQIVRRTIEMILHEQPSSSNLICFSYDKESQSCPAVDELTSSKWALLLKRVGDALMTYLLKNTYIFLPLPRNKHHQISGCPVGNLCSKFSRNMPKFGAQHHPPAHTEYKIKRQRAEGPRKQLQPCTLGSEPYSNSTSFAASNGSSYVSEELPHLQIERSSKQNIVKPRKRMREHSWQRKRKRSTCVSEELPHIQSEGNCNQNTVKSRKRGREYRWQRKRKRKQLAVSETPSLLTSRGSSSASDNLSLISSLRQNDMGNMTHFFCHLVFQTQPRMKGNAEIDRRNIFYRIENCSSMFPRKHILHTLKPNDSGASILFNNIFEAFGPDKISGSMPCCHTKNDCSINSTCLYHSLKVLLKNLIRESRKCRQARLLEKHCSVGSSYQDASRGAGTGLEVAMAKNRTMIQEINAAQAGPIMCCLKTQVVSFIWAICRRIVPPPLLGERSNWRCLRRNISKFIRLRRFEKFSLKECIYKLKISKFPIFSNKHNEFTALGITDISRHAILECWMLWFFTHIVSPLVQANFYVTESEHEKQEVLYYQKSTWEKLMRENECMIDDRYHLLDYKSARNILWKRSFGFSRSRLLPKGKGFRILTNLRAPSRFPVDTPSRIQSNHTSWRKVSSKRRAHRFFKSVNSVLHDVHVVLTGLRAKEPENLGSSVFNYNDAYKKLVPFLFHLKNGSLSLPNVFMVVSDVSKAFDSVNHEKLLSVMKDAICDDEYYLEKFTHVVCTGKYLKIEPRVMLAHQDIRTASTRMRSRIHCQSLDSIVLKKDANMKIRKEEILSLLKEHITRNMVQFRNKFYLQQVGIPQGSVLSALLCSFYYEHMERNVIFPFLEKASRILLVKQYSCDDTSVSGDNHNTEIAAAAPGCKSLLLRFIDDFLFISPSKKQASMFFTRMERGVRDYNCCMNKEKYGLNFIMENQHGPLSNRVYTGKDNISFLFWSGLLVNCSTLEIQADYTRYLNHHMRSTLTVSRQGKVGNSLKSKLRNYLRPKCHPIFYDSNINSPGVVRLNIYQAFLLCAMKFICHLSNLSIIPKFHPKFLLKAIETSLRYMNRLIRRRMYSFKGAGFRPRYNVGRKDVIWLGLYAYSRVLLKKHLRHNSLLFLLRAKLKAYGEVENMSPELKYAVDDVHSSVLWSIKY; this is encoded by the exons ATGGCCGGACTTGCAAATCCACCAATGGCGCCtaggaagagaaaaagagtTCCGGAAATTCTGTGGAGACTGTTTGGAAACCGTGCTCGGACTCTCGCTGACACAATCCTGGCTCTGATCCCTCCTCCGCTGCCCGCCTGCCGCTCCAAGCGCTGCCGCTGCCTCTACTGCTGCAGCCGCGACAAAGCCATGTCCTTCCTCGTTAGATCTCGAGATTCGCTGGACTACCGCAAGCTCCTAACCGAAACCTTCGTGGTTGTCTCCGACGATGCCCCTCCCCTTCCCGTCTTCGACCATCACTGCCGCCTATCGCAACTTCAG ATTGTGAGAAGAACGATTGAAATGATACTGCATGAACAACCATCTTCCTCAAATCTTATATGCTTCAGTTATGATAAA GAAAGCCAGTCTTGTCCTGCGGTTGATGAACTGACATCCTCAAAGTGGGCCCTTCTCTTGAAGAGG GTTGGTGATGCTCTGATGACGTATCTGTTGAAGAATACTTATATATTTCTTCCTCTCCCTCGGAATAAGCACCATCAGATTTCTGGTTGTCCCGTTGGCAATTTGTGCTCCAAGTTCTCAAGAAACATGCCTAAGTTTGGAGCTCAGCATCATCCACCAGCACATACAG AATACAAGATTAAGAGGCAAAGGGCTGAGGGACCAAGGAAACAGCTACAGCCATGCACTTTGGGTTCTGAGCCTTATTCAAACTCTACTAGTTTTGCCGCAAGCAATG GGTCTAGTTATGTTTCTGAAGAACTTCCTCATCTACAAATTGAACGAAGCTCTAAGCAAAATATTGTCAAGCCTCGGAAGCGTATGCGGGAGCATAGCTGGCAGCGTAAAAGAAAGC GGTCTACTTGTGTTTCTGAAGAACTTCCTCACATTCAAAGTGAAGGGAACTGTAACCAAAACACTGTTAAGTCTCGCAAGCGTGGACGGGAGTATCGCTGGCAGCGTAAAAGAAAGCGTAAACAGTTGGCTGTTTCGGAAACACCTTCTCTGTTAACATCTAGAGGAAGTAGTAGCGCCAGTGATAACTTATCCCTCATCTCAAGTTTAAGGCAAAATGATATGGGT AACATGACCCATTTCTTTTGTCATCTGGTTTTCCAAACTCAACCAAGGATGAAGGGAAATGCTGAGATTGATAGAAGGAACATATTCTATAGGATAGAGAATTGTTCATCAATGTTTCCAAGGAAGC ACATTTTGCATACTCTAAAGCCTAATGATTCTGGAGCTTCCATTTTGTTCAATAATATCTTTGAAGCATTTGGTCCTGACAAAATTTCTGGGAGCATGCCATGCTGTCACACCAAAAATGATTGTTCCATCAATTCCACATGTTT GTATCACTCCCTTAAGGTGCTGCTAAAAAATCTTATACGCGAGAGTCGAAAATGTAGACAAGCGAGGCTGTTGGAGAAACACTGTTCTGTAGGATCCTCATACCAAGATGCTAGTAGGGGAGCTGGCACTGGGCTTGAG GTTGCTATGGCCAAAAATAGGACTATGATTCAAGAAATCAATGCTGCTCAAGCTGGACCGATTATGTGTTGTCTCAAGACTCAGGTAGTATCATTCATTTGGGCAATTTGTAGGAGAATAGTCCCTCCACCATTACTGGGAGAGCGATCTAACTGGAGATGCCTGAGAAGAAACATCTCAAAGTTCATTCGGCTACGAAGATTTGAGAAGTTCTCATTGAAGGAAtgtatttacaaattaaaaatatcgaAGTTTCCCATCTTTTCAAATAAGCACAATGAGTTTACCGCTCTTGGTATCACAGATATTTCCAGACATGCGATCCTTGAATGCTGGATGCTTTGGTTTTTTACGCATATAGTATCACCACTGGTCCAAGCCAACTTTTATGTTACAGAAAGTGAGCATGAGAAGCAGGAGGTACTATATTATCAAAAATCTACTTGGGAGAAACTGATGAGAGAAAATGAGTGCATGATTGATGATCGGTATCACCTACTAGATTATAAGTCTGCTAGAAACATATTATGGAAGAGATCTTTTGGTTTCTCTAGGTCAAGACTACTTCCCAAGGGTAAGGGATTCCGAATTTTGACTAATCTTCGAGCACCATCAAGATTTCCCGTAGACACACCTTCTAGAATTCAGTCCAATCATACATCTTGGAGAAAAGTATCTAGCAAACGCAGAGCTCATCGATTTTTCAAGTCTGTTAACAGTGTGCTTCATGATGTGCATGTAGTTTTAACAGGTTTACGGGCAAAGGAACCAGAAAATCTGGGTTCATCAGTTTTTAACTATAATGATGCCTATAAAAAGCTTGTGCCTTTCTTGTTCCATCTGAAAAACGGGTCACTTAGCCTTCCTAATGTATTCATGGTGGTTTCAGATGTGTCAAAAGCTTTTGACTCagttaatcatgaaaaattgcTCAGTGTGATGAAGGATGCCATATGTGATGATGAATATTATCTGGAAAAGTTCACTCATGTGGTTTGCACTGGTAAGTATTTGAAGATTGAGCCTCGTGTGATGTTAGCACATCAAGATATTCGCACTGCATCTACAAGAATGAGATCAAGAATTCATTGCCAGTCATTGGATAGTATTGTTCTTAAGAAG GATGCAAACATGAAAATTAGGAAGGAGGAAATTCTTTCACTTTTGAAGGAGCACATTACGCGAAACATGGTGCAGTTTAGGAACAAGTTTTATCTTCAGCAAGTTGGTATACCTCAAGGAAGTGTTCTGTCGGCTTTACtatgttcattttattatgaacACATGGAAAGGAATgtaatttttccatttctcgaGAAAGCTAGTAGGATCTTGTTGGTAAAACAATATTCTTGTGATGATACTTCAGTCTCAGGCGATAACCACAATACTGAAATAGCTGCTGCTGCACCTGGTTGTAAATCTCTCCTGCTTAGATTCATTgatgattttcttttcatatcaCCTTCAAAGAAGCAGGCGTCTATGTTCTTCACCAGAATGGAAAGAGGAGTTCGTGATTATAATTGCTGCATGAATAAGGAGAAGTATGGTCTAAACTTCATCATGGAAAATCAACACGGCCCCCTGTCAAATAGGGTGTATACTGGCAAAGATaatatctcatttcttttttggagTGGCCTCCTTGTCAACTGCTCCACATTAGAAATTCAAGCTGACTATACAAG ATACTTGAATCATCATATGCGTTCAACTCTAACAGTATCGCGTCAAGGCAAAGTGGGAAACAGCTTGAAGTCAAAGCTGAGAAATTATCTTAGGCCTAAATGCCACCCTATATTCTATGATTCCAACATCAATTCTCCAGGGGTGGTTAGACTCAACATCTATCAAGCTTTTCTGCTTTGTGCCATGAAATTCATTTGCCACCTCTCCAACTTGTCAATTATACCAAAATTCCACCCCAAATTCCTTCTCAAAGCTATAGAGACATCTCTGAG GTACATGAACAGGCTAATCAGGAGGAGGATGTATTCTTTCAAAGGTGCTGGTTTTCGCCCGAGATATAATGTGGGGAGGAAGGATGTAATCTGGTTGGGGTTATACGCTTACAGCCGGGTGCTGCTGAAGAAGCACTTGCGGCACAATAGTCTGCTTTTTCTGCTAAGGGCCAAGTTGAAGGCTTATGGTGAGGTGGAGAACATGTCACCTGAGCTAAAATATGCTGTTGATGATGTGCACTCTTCTGTGCTTTGGAGcatcaaatattga